The Rhinopithecus roxellana isolate Shanxi Qingling chromosome 13, ASM756505v1, whole genome shotgun sequence genome contains a region encoding:
- the LOC104667443 gene encoding uncharacterized protein LOC104667443, with protein sequence MSPCPLSPLPDPPPRFRPHDPRGRALAVFPKSPPDWGESVRGSTRVWNPREPRPCPEPLRALGAGTGGGVSAATAPYLARALPAATFQSSQRGWGGGDRIGGSDQGACATPGPAHPSTPSYRKPPPLLTTTRYAYPVTRNPGCNQEKLPSKSLSKQEQTWLDRPLTRLDAAALVFCAPRPGEDQSFVVGDSCLSCFSTNAHAPLSHNEPLRPTTDPGICRCGWKGPHSRSLSWLRLLVPGQVLQGWTRSGR encoded by the exons ATGTCACCCTGCCCCTTGTCCCCACTCCCTGATCCCCCTCCCCGCTTCCGCCCCCACGATCCCCGAGGACGCGCTCTGGCTGTCTTCCCCAAGTCCCCTCCGGATTGGGGAGAGAGTGTGCGCGGCAGCACCCGCGTCTGGAACCCCAGAGAGCCCCGCCCGTGCCCGGAGCCTCTCCGGGCTCTGGGTGCGGGCACAGGGGGTGGGGTCTCCGCTGCCACCGCCCCTTACCTCGCGCGGGCCCTCCCCGCAG ccaccttCCAGAGCTCGCAGAGGGGATGGGGCGGGGGTGATAGGATCGGAGGCAGCGACCAAGGCGCCTGCGCGACCCCAGGTCCGGCCCATCCCTCCACTCCCTCGTACCGCAAGCCCCCGCCCCTCCTGACAACCACCCGCTACGCTTACCCGGTTACAAGGAACCCAGGCTGCAACCAGGAAAAACTGCCATCGAAAAGTTTATCTAAGCAGGAGCAAACTTGGCTGGACCGGCCCCTGACCCGCCTTGACGCCGCCGCCCTCGTCTTCTGCGCTCCCCGGCCAGGCGAGGACCAGAGTTTTGTTGTCGGAGATTCTTGCCTTTCTTGTTTTAGCACAAACGCGCACGCACCCCTTTCCCATAACGAGCCCCTCCGCCCAACTACAGATCCCGGGATCTGTCGCTGTGGCTGGAAGGGCCCCCACTCCAGAAGCCTGAGCTGGCTGCGGCTCTTGGTCCCGGGGCAGGTTCTCCAGGGTTGGACACGCTCTGGACGC